In a genomic window of Phalacrocorax aristotelis chromosome 8, bGulAri2.1, whole genome shotgun sequence:
- the UBE2B gene encoding ubiquitin-conjugating enzyme E2 B — protein MSTPARRRLMRDFKRLQEDPPVGVSGAPSENNIMQWNAVIFGPEGTPFEDGTFKLVIEFSEEYPNKPPTVRFLSKMFHPNVYADGSICLDILQNRWSPTYDVSSILTSIQSLLDEPNPNSPANSQAAQLYQENKREYEKRVSAIVEQSWNDS, from the exons ATGTCCACCCCGGCGCGGCGCAGGCTGATGCGCGACTTCAAGAG ATTGCAAGAAGACCCTCCTGTGGGTGTCAGTGGTGCACCATCTGAGAATAACATAATGCAATGGAATGCAGTTATATTTGG GCCAGAAGGGACACCTTTTGAAGATG GTACTTTTAAACTAGTAATAgaattttcagaagaatatCCAAATAAGCCTCCAACTGTAAGGTTTTTATCAAAAATGTTCCATCCAAATG TTTATGCAGATGGTAGCATATGTTTAGATATTCTTCAGAATCGCTGGAGTCCAACATACGATGTTTCATCTATTTTAACTTCAATTCAG TCTCTGCTTGATGAACCTAATCCAAACAGTCCAGCAAACAGTCAGGCAGCACAACTCTATCAGGAGAACAAACGTGAATATGAGAAAAGAGTTTCAGCTATTGTCGAACAAAGTTGGAACGATTCGTAA